The Gammaproteobacteria bacterium genomic interval GGCCCCGCCCACGGGGTAAGCCTCATCGAAAGGAACTCCCGGCCATGAAGACAGAAAACAGTGTTGTTCTCGACCGCCTGCCGTCACCCTACCAGACCCCCCGGATCGTTGGCGCCGGATGGTCCGATCGCGCCTCGATGGAGGTGTTGATGCATGTCTGGCGGCATCTTCGGTGCGGCGTACTGACGGTTCGCCTGCCTGACGGTCAATCCCGCCATTTCGAGGGCCGGGAGGCGGGCCCGGTGGCGGAGATCGATATCCTGTATTACAAGGCGTTTCGGAGACTCCTCACCGGCGGTGATCTCGGATTCGCCGAGAGTTACATCGACGGAGACTGGGATACGCCGGATCTGACGGGAATGATGCAGCTCGTCATGGCCAATCTGGACGGCCTGAAAACACTTTTGAACGGTACGGCGCCGGCCCGTCTCGTCAATCGTCTTTTTCATCGGCTGCGTGACAACTCGCGCCGCGGAGCCAGGCGAAACATTTCTTTTCATTACGATCTGGGGAATGATTTCTACACAAAATGGCTCGATTCGAGTATGACCTATTCATCGGCGCTCTACGAGAGCGACGATATCCCGCTCGAAGAGGCGCAGCAGCGGAAGTATCGGCGAATTCTCGACATCGCCGGAATCGGTTCGGGGAAAAAGGTGCTCGAGATCGGCTGCGGATGGGGTGGGTTCATGGCGCATGCCGCCCGCCTCGGTTGTGAGGTCGACGGCTTGACGCTGAGCCGGGAGCAGCTCGATTACGCCAACGGACGTATGCGGACAGAGGGGCTGGACGCACAGGCCGGCGCGAGCCTGACTGACTATCGCGACAGTTCCGGGCAGTACGATGCCGTGGTATCGATCGAGATGCTCGAAGCGGTGGGAGAGGCTCGCTGGCCGGACTATTTCAGTACGCTCTTTCGACGGCTGAAGCCGGGAGCCGCGGCAGTCCTGCAGGTGATCACCATCGACGAAGCGGGATTCGAGAACTACCGGAACAACCCCGACTTCATCCAGCGCCACGTCTTTCCCGGCGGCATGCTTCCGACCCGCGGTCATCTCGATCGGCGGGCGCGGGCGGCCGGACTCGTCCCCGAACACGCGGAAACCTTCGGTCTGTCCTACGCACGGACACTGGCGCAGTGGCGCAGTCGTTTTGAGCGGTCCTGGTTGGATATACGTTCGTTCAACTTCGACGATCGGTTCTTCCGTCTGTGGAGTTACTACCTGTGCTATTGCGAGACCGGGTTTCGCAACGGTGCCATCGACGTCGGCATATACCGTTTCCGTCGCCCCGCTGAATGAGCACGCCGGTTGATCCCGGTCGTGGAGACGATGTCCGGCTGCGCGGATGTCGTTGTCGTTATCCAAGGCCTGCGAACCGGATTGCTTGATCAATGAATCACACCTCCGACAAGCTGCCCCGCAGCCATCTGCTTTTCTACGCGCTTCCGGGACTGGTGACGGCGATACCCACGATTCCGGTGTTCACGCTGTTGCCGACGTTCTACGCCGAGACCGTCGGGCTGGGCCTCGCCCTGACCGGGGTACTGCTGTTTGCCGGACGAGCGCTGGACGTGGTCTCGGACCCGATCGTCGGCTGGCTGGCCGACCGTGAAGGCGGTAAGAGGCTCACCCGGCTTATTCTGACGGGTTCATTGCTCGGCGCGCCTGGCCTGGTGCTGCTGCTGTCCCCGCCGTCCGATCCGGGGCCGGTCCTGGGGGCGGCCTGGCTGCTGGGATGTAGTGCGCTTCTGTACCTGGGGTGGACGCTGATACAGATTCCCTACCTGACCTGGGGATCACGGCTTTCCGACAGCTATCACCAACGCACCCACGTCACCACGGCCCGGGAAGGTGCGGTGTTGTTCGGTATTCTCCTCTCCGGTTCGCTGCCGGCGATACTGGGCGGCGTGGGCCTCGACGAGCGTCAGAGCTTGTCGGGTCTCGCATGGCTTGCGGTCGGACTCGGCGTACCCGCCTTCTACCTGCTGTTGCGCCGCCTTCCGCCCCCTGCGCCACGTGAGCCGGCCCCTTCCGGTTGGCGCGGCCTCGCCGGCAACCGCCTGTTCGTGCGACTGCTCGCTGCCTGGTTCCTGAACGGGTTGGCTGGCGCGATTCCGGCTGTGCTTTTCCCCCTCTACTGCACCCACGTCCTGCAGGTCGAAGACCAGACCAGGAACCTGCTGTTGGCGCTGTATTTCGGCAGCGCCGTGGCCGGTATTCCGCTGTGGCTCGTCCTGAGCCGCCGACTCAACAAGCATCGGGCCTGGAGTCTCGGAATGATGATCGCCTGTCCGGCGTTCGCGTTCGCTGCCTTTCTCGAGGCCGGTCAGTGGCAGGCATTCGCGGCGATCTGCGTGACGACCGGTCTGTGTCTCGGCGCCGACCTCGCGTTGCCGCCGGCGATCCAGGCCGACGTCGCGGACTGGGACCGGCTGCGTTTCAGGCGAAACCGCA includes:
- a CDS encoding MFS transporter, which encodes MNHTSDKLPRSHLLFYALPGLVTAIPTIPVFTLLPTFYAETVGLGLALTGVLLFAGRALDVVSDPIVGWLADREGGKRLTRLILTGSLLGAPGLVLLLSPPSDPGPVLGAAWLLGCSALLYLGWTLIQIPYLTWGSRLSDSYHQRTHVTTAREGAVLFGILLSGSLPAILGGVGLDERQSLSGLAWLAVGLGVPAFYLLLRRLPPPAPREPAPSGWRGLAGNRLFVRLLAAWFLNGLAGAIPAVLFPLYCTHVLQVEDQTRNLLLALYFGSAVAGIPLWLVLSRRLNKHRAWSLGMMIACPAFAFAAFLEAGQWQAFAAICVTTGLCLGADLALPPAIQADVADWDRLRFRRNRTAALFSLWNVSAKLALGLAALIVLPLLGAMGLEDTVAAPAAITALAVIYALPACVLKLTAVALMFRLPLTRDRQSLISTRLRRRDIPFDTG
- a CDS encoding cyclopropane-fatty-acyl-phospholipid synthase family protein, which translates into the protein MANLDGLKTLLNGTAPARLVNRLFHRLRDNSRRGARRNISFHYDLGNDFYTKWLDSSMTYSSALYESDDIPLEEAQQRKYRRILDIAGIGSGKKVLEIGCGWGGFMAHAARLGCEVDGLTLSREQLDYANGRMRTEGLDAQAGASLTDYRDSSGQYDAVVSIEMLEAVGEARWPDYFSTLFRRLKPGAAAVLQVITIDEAGFENYRNNPDFIQRHVFPGGMLPTRGHLDRRARAAGLVPEHAETFGLSYARTLAQWRSRFERSWLDIRSFNFDDRFFRLWSYYLCYCETGFRNGAIDVGIYRFRRPAE